A stretch of Arachis hypogaea cultivar Tifrunner chromosome 15, arahy.Tifrunner.gnm2.J5K5, whole genome shotgun sequence DNA encodes these proteins:
- the LOC114925326 gene encoding sugar transport protein MST8-like: MAGGFIKKGSFEKNYPEKLTFRVFITCVTAAFGGLIFGYDLGISGGVTSMDPFLKKFFPDVYAKEHNIKPTDNQYCKFDSQVLTLFTSSLYLAVLVASIFASKVTRAFGRRLTMISGGVLFLAGAVLNGFTQQV; this comes from the exons ATGGCGGGTGGTTTCATAAAGAAGGGGTCTTTCGAGAAGAATTATCCCGAAAAACTCACTTTCAGAGTCTTCATAACTTGTGTCACCGCTGCATTTGGAGGTCTTATCTTTGGATATGACTTAGGCATTTCAG GTGGAGTCACCTCCATGGATCCTTTTTTGAAGAAATTCTTCCCTGATGTGTACGCAAAGGAGCACAACATTAAGCCCACTGATAACCAATATTGTAAATTTGATAGCCAAGTGCTCACACTCTTCACTTCCTCTCTTTATTTGGCTGTTCTTGTGGCCTCAATCTTTGCATCTAAGGTAACTCGAGCCTTCGGTAGGCGCCTCACTATGATCTCCGGCGGTGTTCTCTTTCTCGCCGGTGCAGTTTTGAACGGCTTCACCCAGCAAGTTTAG
- the LOC112746890 gene encoding sugar carrier protein C-like, which produces MLFQLAITIGIFVANILNYLFAKMENGEGWHYSLGLAGVPAIIIIIGAMFLPDSPNSLIERGQAEKAKEELIKIRGTNDVDEEFKDLVAASEASKQVKHPWSSLLKSEYRPHLTMAIAIPFFQQFTGMNVITFYASLMSSMITGGCNALATLVSIFTVDKVGRRKLFLEGGAQMFICQLVIAAAIGSKFGTDGNPGVLPKWFALTVVVFICVYVAGFAWSWGPLGWLVPSEIFLLEVRSATQSVNVSVNMIFTFAIAQVFTSMLCHMKFGLFIFFAFFVIVMSIFIYKFLPKTKGISIEKISLVWKNHPY; this is translated from the exons ATGTTGTTTCAATTGGCAATCACCATTGGCATTTTTGTTGCCAATATTCTGAACTACCTTTTTGCCAAGATGGAGAACGGCGAAGGGTGGCACTATAGTTTAGGTTTGGCAGGAGTCCCTGCAATAATAATCATCATCGGTGCAATGTTTCTTCCTGACTCTCCAAACTCGTTGATCGAGCGTGGACAAGCTGAGAAGGCCAAGGAGGAACTAATCAAGATTCGTGGAACCAATGATGTTGACGAGGAGTTTAAGGATCTTGTTGCTGCCAGTGAAGCCTCCAAACAGGTCAAGCATCCTTGGTCTTCTTTGCTCAAAAGTGAGTACAGGCCTCACCTCACCATGGCCATAGCCATTCCCTTTTTCCAACAATTCACTGGCATGAATGTCATCACATTCTATGCTTCCCTTATGTCTTCCATGATTACCGGAGGTTGTAACGCCCTTGCCACCCTTGTTTCCATCTTTACTGTTGACAAAGTTGGCAGACGAAAACTTTTTCTGGAAGGTGGTGCTCAAATGTTTATCTGTCAG CTTGTGATCGCAGCTGCAATAGGTAGCAAATTTGGAACAGATGGAAACCCTGGAGTTCTTCCCAAGTGGTTTGCCCTAACTGTTGTGGTATTCATATGTGTCTATGTGGCGGGATTTGCATGGTCGTGGGGTCCACTAGGATGGTTGGTACCTAGTGAAATATTCCTGCTTGAAGTTCGATCGGCAACTCAGAGCGTCAACGTTTCGGTTAACATGATCTTCACCTTTGCTATTGCCCAAGTTTTCACTTCAATGTTGTGCCATATGAAGTTCGGGCTCTTCATCTTCTTTGCATTCTTTGTCATTGTTATGAGTATCTTTATCTACAAGTTCTTGCCAAAGACAAAGGGTATTTCCATTGAAAAAATTTCTCTTGTGTGGAAGAATCATCCTTATTGA
- the LOC112749541 gene encoding peptidyl-prolyl cis-trans isomerase Pin1, with product MSSSSNRHGGDGGEVRASHILVKHQGSRRKASWKDPEGQVIKNTTRDSAVSQLKAFRDDIVSGKAKFEDIASRFSDCSSAKRAGDLGPFGRGQMQKPFEEATYALKVGEISDIVDTDSGVHIIMRTG from the exons atgtCGTCGTCTAGCAACAGGCACGGTGGTGATGGAGGTGAGGTTAGGGCATCGCACATACTGGTGAAGCACCAAGGTTCGAGGCGCAAGGCGTCGTGGAAGGATCCAGAAGGCCAGGTCATCAAAAACACCACCAGAGACAGCGCCGTCTCTCAGCTAAAGGCCTTCCGTGACGACATCGTTTCTGGCAAAGCCAAGTTTGAGGACATCGCCTCTCGCTTCTCCGATTGCAGCTCTGCCAAGCGCGCCGGGGATCTCG GTCCTTTTGGCCGTGGCCAGATGCAGAAGCCTTTTGAAGAAGCAACTTACGCTCTGAAAGTTGGTGAGATAAGCGACATAGTGGATACTGATAGTGGAGTTCATATAATCATGAGAACAGGTTGA
- the LOC112749540 gene encoding protein DETOXIFICATION 49-like gives MCKLSSSYTATTMCKRECDEGQEGKTPDMLTHLIPKTPTTTQKPHNNNTTNHLSEAIKEAKCIAKISLPMVLTGLLLYSRSVISMIFLGRLGDLALAGGSLAIGFANITGYSLLSGLAVGMDPICGQAFGAKRYKLLGLTMQRTVLLLLLTSTFIAALWLNMKKILLFCGQQHDIATEAQSFILFSLPDLLAQSLLHPLRIYLRTQSITLPLTYTALLSILLHVPINYLLVSVLDLGIRGIALGAVWTNFNLVASLIIYIWVSGIHTKTWSGVSSECFKGWKQLLSLAIPSCVSVCLEWWWYEIMILLCGLLINPQATVASMGVLIQTTALIYIFPSSLSFGVSTRVGNELGAGNPKRAKLAAIVGLCFSFLLGFSALVFAISVRNVWASMFTKDSQIIALTSMVLPIIGLCELGNCPQTTVCGVLRGTARPKLGANINLGCFYLVGMPIAVWLSFYGGFDFKGLWLGLLGAQGSCMVTMMFVLVLTNWEAQALRAKDLTSSEDVAQPNFPEDDEQEHCKCSLISSKQFSDSLV, from the coding sequence ATGTGCAAGTTATCATCATCTTACACAGCTACAACTATGTGTAAGCGTGAATGCGATGAAGGGCAAGAAGGAAAAACCCCTGACATGCTTACTCATTTGATTCCTAAAACCCCAACAACAACACAAAAGCCCCACAACAACAACACAACCAATCATTTATCAGAAGCAATCAAAGAGGCAAAGTGCATAGCCAAGATATCGTTACCCATGGTCCTAACTGGCCTACTACTTTACTCTCGCTCCGTCATTTCCATGATCTTCCTTGGCCGCCTCGGCGACCTTGCCTTAGCGGGCGGCTCTCTCGCCATTGGATTCGCCAACATCACCGGCTACTCTCTTCTTTCCGGCCTCGCCGTCGGCATGGACCCAATCTGCGGCCAGGCTTTTGGCGCCAAAAGGTACAAGCTCTTGGGCCTCACCATGCAGAGGACAGTGCTTCTCCTCCTCCTCACTTCAACCTTCATTGCCGCTCTTTGGCTTAACATGAAAAAGATTCTCCTCTTTTGTGGCCAGCAACACGACATAGCCACTGAAGCTCAATCCTtcattctcttctctcttcccgaTCTCCTTGCGCAATCGCTGCTCCATCCTCTTAGAATCTATCTCAGAACCCAATCCATAACTCTCCCTCTTACATACACCGCGCTTCTTTCGATTCTTCTCCACGTCCCAATCAACTACCTACTAGTCTCTGTTCTTGACCTTGGAATCAGAGGAATCGCGTTAGGCGCTGTTTGGACGAACTTCAACCTCGTGGCATCTCTGATTATCTACATATGGGTCTCAGGGATTCACACCAAGACATGGAGCGGTGTTTCTTCTGAATGCTTCAAGGGATGGAAGCAACTACTGAGTCTCGCGATTCCGAGCTGCGTCTCTGTGTGCTTGGAATGGTGGTGGTACGAGATTATGATCTTACTCTGCGGCTTGTTAATCAACCCTCAAGCAACCGTTGCGTCAATGGGGGTTTTGATCCAAACAACTGCATTGATATACATTTTCCCATCTTCGTTGAGCTTCGGCGTGTCTACAAGAGTTGGAAACGAACTTGGTGCGGGAAATCCCAAGAGAGCGAAGCTTGCAGCAATTGTGGGACTCTGTTTCAGCTTCTTATTGGGATTCTCCGCATTGGTGTTTGCAATTTCGGTGAGGAACGTGTGGGCTTCGATGTTCACAAAGGATTCACAGATCATTGCTCTAACGTCAATGGTATTGCCGATCATAGGGCTGTGCGAGCTCGGAAACTGTCCTCAAACGACGGTTTGCGGTGTTCTGAGGGGAACGGCAAGACCAAAACTGGGAGCCAACATAAACTTAGGTTGCTTCTACCTTGTGGGAATGCCCATTGCGGTTTGGTTAAGCTTTTATGGTGGTTTTGACTTTAAAGGATTGTGGCTTGGCCTATTGGGTGCTCAGGGTTCATGTATGGTGACTATGATGTTTGTTTTGGTTCTAACCAATTGGGAAGCTCAAGCACTTAGAGCAAAGGATCTTACTTCTTCTGAGGATGTGGCGCAACCAAATTTCCCAGAGGATGATGAACAAGAACATTGCAAATGCTCTCTGATTTCGTCAAAACAATTCTCTGATTCTTTAGTTTGA